The following proteins come from a genomic window of Dreissena polymorpha isolate Duluth1 chromosome 1, UMN_Dpol_1.0, whole genome shotgun sequence:
- the LOC127864225 gene encoding uncharacterized protein LOC127864225 isoform X1: MATSAFSRNFDLVKYYCCTICEKERSVEIDAEFYCKKCRKYYCKPCIHSHRKHGWWFNKKSPYGKDKIMKWPRSKKMENYLITCNIHNNETITALCNGHSELCCSRCVELNHSQCSKVTPINELTDMQPTDLQGLSVELETVLGEIKSLQISQELSVQALLRTYKEHGAVMIEQMRGNLNFDIDDIDECGNSYVSTSGGHEQYLKEEMCRSVLFILNEFDNITVKELNEMRDEVISIKGSITSSIIKCTSLHNDLSNFHEFVQKIGDNKELCLIASIKCKHIIQQALTLLGKSGEVFNVQSITKHNVRIPSDKGVCYIRGICVLLDGQVLVVDWNNQNVKLLNQQYQVVSHWDVNARPLDICLITPSEVAVAVNTSNIHEVQFITVNQGKLVSGRKFQLQHECTFITHHQGDLFVTSDQELYKYSLNGKLICRLYQDKSADRTVYKCAVSPTGDRLYITSYWNNKLLTLARDGTLLATYTDPALESLCGLHVTPAGQVLVCGCWFHTVLQVGREGQSKLAKLATREDGVWYPASVCYSSTTSCIMVGLLSDDNILVFRVE, from the exons atggcgacatctgCATTTTCTAGAAATTTTGATttggttaaatattattgttgtacaatctgcgagaaagaacggtctgtagaaatagatgcagaattttactgtaaaaaatgtcGCAAGTATTACTGCAAACCATGTATTCACTCTCATAGAAAGCATGGTtggtggtttaataaaaaatctccttatggaaaggataaaattATGAAGTGGCCACGTTCTAAGAAAATGGAGAATTATCTCATAACATGCAACatacacaataatgaaacaataacagCATTGTGCAATGGCCATAGTGAGCTGTGCTGCTCCAGATGTGTTGAGCTTAATCACAG ccagtgcagtaaagtgactcCAATTAATGAGCTGACTGACATGCAGCCCACAGACCTACAGGgactgtcagtggagctggaaactgttcTGGGAGAAATCAAAAGCCTTCAGATCAGTCAGGAGCTCAGTGTTCAGGCATTGCTAAGAACATATAAGGAACATGGGGCAGTCATGATAGAACAAATGCGTGGCAATTTAAATTTTGATATAGATGATATAGATGAGTGTGGTAATAGTTATGTGAGTACATCGGGCGGacatgagcaatatttaaaagaagagatgtgtaggagtgttctttttatcttgaatgaatttgataatattactgtgaaGGAACTAAACGAGATGagagatgaagttataagcataaaagggtcAATTACAAGTTCTATTAttaaatgcaccagtcttcacaatgacttgtcaaaTTTCCATGaatttgttcagaaaattggagataataaggagctctgccttatagccagcataaaatgtaagcatataatacagcaggcattaACTCTGCTAGGAAAGTCAGGCGAGGTGTTTAATGTCCAGAGTATTACTAAGCataatgtgagaataccaagtgataaaGGTGTATGTTATATCagaggcatatgtgttcttctCGATGGGCAGGTACTGGTTGTAGACTGGAATAATCAGaatgtcaagctgctgaaccagcaataccaggtggtgagtcactgggatgtgaaTGCTCGGCCATTGGACATTTgtttgatcacacccagtgaggttgcagtggctgtgaatactagtaacatacatgaggtccagtttatcactgtcaaccagggaaagcttgtttctggcaggaagtttcagttacaacatgaatgtacatttattacccatcaccaaggagacctttttgtcacctctgatcaagaactgtacaaatactcactgaatggcaaactgatctgcagactcTACCAAGATAAATCAGCTGATaggacag tatacaagtgtgctgtgagtcccacaggagacaggctgtacatcaccagctaCTGGAacaacaagcttctcaccctggccagggatggcacactcctggctacatacacagacccagcactagagAGCCTatgtggtctacatgtgacccctgcaggccaggtgctggtctgtggatgcTGGTtccacactgtactacaggtgggcagGGAGGGGCAGAGTAAGCTGGCTAAGCTGGCTACTCGGGAGGATGGAGTGTGGTACCCAgcgtcagtctgctacagcagcaccacatcctGCATCATGGTGGGACTGTTGAGCgacgacaacatcctggtgttcagagtggaatag